A genomic window from Bacillus rossius redtenbacheri isolate Brsri chromosome 7, Brsri_v3, whole genome shotgun sequence includes:
- the LOC134534632 gene encoding echinoidin-like, with translation MKAELASVHSSEEQHFVTANIRSSTDYSTSSLYWLGGRLQRSLHGWRWADGSEMAFTAWLGEEPPGLAEEDLCLAMQWVSTGSAARPSGLYWQPRSCDALGGYVCKKSSQGVLLGFPLLLL, from the exons ATGAAG GCGGAGCTGGCGAGCGTGCACAGCTCGGAGGAGCAGCACTTCGTGACGGCCAACATCCGCAGCTCCACCGACTACTCCACCAGCTCGCTGTACTGGCTGGGTGGTCGCCTGCAGCGCTCCCTCCACGGCTGGCGCTGGGCCGACGGCAGCGAGATGGCCTTCACCG CATGGCTGGGCGAGGAGCCGCCGGGCCTAGCAGAGGAGGATCTGTGTCTGGCCATGCAGTGGGTGTCCACGGGGTCCGCGGCGCGCCCCAGCGGCCTGTACTGGCAGCCGCGCAGCTGCGATGCCCTCGGGGGCTATGTCTGCAAGAAGAGCAGCCAAG ggGTGCTTTTGGGTTTCCCGCTCCTCTTGCTCTAG